A stretch of DNA from Ensifer sp. WSM1721:
TGGTTCTGTCGAACAGGCTACCGCTCCGTCGGCCAGCAACCAGGCCGAGTCCAGTTCCGAGTGGCGCCGCAATGAGCATCGCGATGGAGGCGAGCTCCAGCGTCGCCGGCAGTTTGCTCATCACCAGATCGAAGGCCGGCAGGTGATAGATGTAGGAGATGCCGAAGTTCCCGCTGACGACATTGCCGATAAAGACGAGGTACTGGCGCCAGATCGGCTGATTGAGACCGAGCGCGATCGTTGCAGCCCGAATGTCCTCGGGCGTCGCGGTTTCGACGTTGACGACGTTGAAGACCGGATTGCCGACGCTGTGGATGCCGATGAAACCAATCAGCGACATGGCGATGAGGAGCAGGAAGGCTTGGGACAACCTTCCCAATGCAACCGAAATCATGCCCATGACCGCTTACTCCGCCGCCGCAAGCGTCTGCATCGCGGTCGTCCAGCCGCGGGGGTGCATCACATAGGAGCCGATCCGCGGGCCGTATCCGACGATGTGGTGGAAATGGTAGAGCGGTATGATCGGCTGGTCGGCCATTACGAACTCCGTCGCCTGCGCGAGCGCCGCGTTCCGCCCCGGTCCCGCCTCAACGCTCTCTGCCTTTGCCAGCATCCCGTCGAAGGCAGCGTTCTGATATTTCCCGAAGTTCAACGCACCGGTCCCGCGCTCGGAATTCGGAGAAGCGAGCAGCGTATGGAGAATGATGTCGACCGCCTCGCCGGAGGTGCCGCCGTACCAGACACCATAGTCGCCAGCCGCTCGCTTGGTGTTGAAGACCGAGAACGGTGCGGCTGCAGGCTGGGCGTTTACGCCGATGCGGGCCCAGCTTTGGGCGATCGCCTGAAGACTTTCGGCGTCACCCGGGTAACGGCCCGCCGGCCCAGCGAGAACAAGGTTGAAACCATCCGGGAACCCGGCCTTCGAAAGAAGGGTTTTTGCCTCTTCGTAGTTGGGCGCCTCGGGCAGGAGTTTCGCCGAGGTGCCCGGCAGGCTGTTGGGAAAGACCTGAGCAGCAGCCGTGCCATAGCCCGCGAGGATCTTGTCGACGAGAATGCCCCGGTCCGTAGCCAACGCAAGCGCCCGGCGGACCAGCGGGTTCTTGAAGGGATTGGCGATCGGTTCACCCGATTTGTCGGTCACGCCCGGAAGCGTCTCACGCGCAACGTCGAACTGTACGAAGTTAACACGTGCAGCACCCACGCTCGCGATTTTGGCGCCGCGCTGCTCCAAGGAGGCGACGTCGCGGGCCGGGATTGCGTCGGCCACATCGACCTCTCCCGTGCTGAGCGCCGCCACGCGCGCTGCCGGGTTCTCGATGACCCGGAAGGTAACCTTGGACCAGACAGGCTCGCCGCCCCAGTAGTCGTCGTTCCGGGCAAGCCTCAGGCTCTCGCCGGAACTCCACCTCTCGAATCTGTAAGGGCCAGTACCGACAGGCGGGCGTCCGGCGTTGAGGTCCTCGGTCGTCACGAACCCCTCAGAGGGCCGGTTCATCACAAAAATGGAGGAGAAAGAGAGGGGCAGATTGGGGACTGCGCCGTTCGTCTCGATAAGGACGGTAAGGGGATCGGGTGCCGAGACCGACTTGATGCCGCTCACATAGGAGCGAAAGCCGCCGCTCGGCGGTTTCAGGACGTCCCGAATGCGCTCGATCGTGTAGACGACATCGTCTGCGTCAAACGCCGAGCCGTCATGGAACCGGACATTTTCGCGGAGCTTGAACTCCCATTGGCTATCGGACAGAGGCCGCCAGGAGGTGGCGAGGCCAGGCTTCAACTCAAGATTCTCATCCTGATAGACGAGCCGTTCATAAATATGGGAGAGAAGTGACGTGTTCTCGTTCAGGTTGGCATACTGCGGATCGAGCGTCATCAGCTTGTAGGACGTAGCGATCCGAAGCTCTCCCCGTTCCTGTGCCTGGGCCGGCGTCGCCGGAGCACTCCCGAGAAAGATGGAGATCAGAAGCGCCGAAAGCAGGCGTGGCCGAAATGGGCTTCCCAGTTTCATTCGAAGTTCCTTGTTTTAGTTTTTTGGTAGAGTCGGAACGTCGCGTTGGAGCAGTTCTCAACGCGGGGTTCCACGGCAATGCATGCAAGGGCGCGTTTGCGCATGTCATGTGAAGTTGAGCCGAGGCCGGAACCGCGCGTACTCCGCCGTCGCCCGTTCAACTGCTTTGAAACTCGGGTTGGAGTTCGGGCGTCGACAGGCGATTTCGTCCGCTTGCAACTGAGGCCATATCGATCTGCAGGAGGTCGGCGATGACGATACGGATTTGCGGCCAAGGCTCTTCCTGGCTTGTGGGGGAGGGCTGCCATTTGGTCATGGCGGCATGGAGTTTGGCGGCGGCGCCCGCGACCGACACCGCCGGCGTCTCCCACAAGGTTTCCGCGGCCCGCTCCTCCGCGATGGATGCACGATCCTCAGCTTCGAGGGCCTCGCTGTAGGTTCGCGAGCCTGCGCCTTGCTCGAGCGGTGGTGGCAAACAAACCGGAAAGAGCGATCTTTCGAGCTGCTGCTGGCGCAAGTTTGATTCGCATAAGCGCTGCCAGGCGGCGCACCATTGGTGCCAAAGTGCGAGCGCGTGATCTTCGCCGCGCGGATCGGAAGACCGGCTCTTTGTGATGGCAAGCTCTGGAGGTGTGGGTAAGGACGCCGCCACGAAGGAATGGAAATCTCCTCGGGTGACCGTAGACAAAGTTCTGCTATTGTCGGAATCAGCCATGATCCGAGCTCCCGTAAGCTTGGTTGTGGTCAGGCTGTATTCGGTGTTCCCGCACCGGATGCAGCCGCAGTTCCCTTGATGCCGCCATTCGAGAGTGAACTGCAGTCTCAAGTAACGTCTAGGTAGCACACGAGATCAGATTGATCAATTCGAAATCATATGATGCCAACGAAATCACGGGTGCGCAGATACGTGCGGCCCGCGCGTTGATCCGTTGGAGCGCAAAAGAGCTTGCAAAAGCAGCTGGTATTGGTGTCGCAACGGTGAGCCGTGCGGAAGTTGAGGATGGGACCACATCCCTTACGAGTGCAAACCTAAACGCCATTCGACTGGCTTTGGAAAGCGCCGGCATCGAGTTCATCCCTGAAAACGGTGGCGGCGTGGGTGTTCGTCTAAAGAAATAGTCGCAGCGCGCTGTTCGTGGCCGAACTGGTCACAGGTCTTCGCAGCAGAGCGCGGCGGCAGCAACCTGTCCGCCGGGCACGGGGTTTGCCGTGCACAATGAGGTGAGTGGGCTCAGGCACTGCGCCTATCCAGTTGCGCAAGCAAGGAGAGGCTTGTTGATGGAAGCCTGCCGCTTGGCACCCGGCGCAGACTTCTTTTTTTGGGTGGAAGACGGCCCTTCAGCTTGCTCATCTGAACGAGCAAGTTGCGGACTTTCAAGACGTTCGGATGCGCGGCTGGTTTGGACGAGGTCGGACCCGTTGCTGCCGTTGCCGTCCGGTACGATGAACGGCGGGTTTGAGCTCATCCCAGCCATACGGCAACGGCACGTATGGAAAAACAGAACGGTGGCAAAGAAATGCCTCCAACCCTGATCCAAAGGGTTGGAGGCTTCTGGAGCTACGATAAGGCGAAGCCGAACCGCAGTGGAACCACTAAGCTGCTTGGACGGAACCTCGGCCCACGAGGCTGATGTCATCCGGATTTATCAGATCAGAACCCGTCCATCCGGAGAGGTCGTACTCGCTCATGCAGGCCTTCACCAAGGACTGCATGGACGCGAGATCGCCGGTGACCGTCGCCGCTCCTAAGGTCTCGATCCGAAGGTTTTCATAGTTACCCGCATAATTGCGCTCATACAGTTCGTGGCGACCGCCGAACTCGGTGCCGATGGCATCCCACAGAAGCTTCAAGAGCTTCACCCGGTCCAGCGCGGCATAGCCGTTCGAGCCACGTACGAAGCGGTCAAGATAAGGACGGATCGCCTCACTTTCGAAATCGGCAGCACTCGACGGCAGATAGATAAGGCCGCTCGCAACGTGACGCTCGATCAGCTCCTTGATCCGCGGGTAGGCCATCGGCGCCAACACGCGGTAGGCAAGACCGGCATTGAGGTTCGGCAGGTTGTAGCCTTCGGTTCCCTGCCAAGGAACCGGCGACTTCACCATCGCATCACCGAGTGCATGAAACGTGTTGCGCCAAGCGATGACCTCGCCGACGCCGGCCTGGACGCCGCGAAAATCCTTCGAGCCCGTTGCCTCGACAGCCATCGAGAAGAGACCGGCGATGAAGTCGAGTTTCACCGACAGGCGCGTAAGGCCGTGCAGCGTAAAGCGTGGGACGAAGCCCGATGCTGGGAAGAACTGATTGATCTTGTCGACGTCTCCGTAGATGAACACGTTCTCCCAAGGCACCAATACCTTGTCGAAGACGAGAATGGAGTCGTTCTCGTCCAGGCGGCTGGAAAGCGGGTAGTCAAAAGGCGATCCGGTCGCGGCCGCATTGAACTCGTACGACGAGCGGGCAATGAGCTTGATGCCAGGCGAGTCCATTGGCGCGGTAAAGATTAGCGCAAAGGACCTGTCCTTGATTGGAATGCCATAGTGGGCGATGAAATTGTAGTGCGTGAGAGCCGAACCCGTCGCGACGACCTTGGCTCCCGAGACAATGAGCCCCTTGTCCGTCTCCTTCTCGACATGCATGAAGACGTCGCGCACCTCCTCGATCGGGCGGTCACGATCGATCGGCGGATTGACGATGGCGTGATTCCAGTAGTCGAGCCGCTCCTGCGTGCGGGCGTACCAGGTGCGCGCATTCTCGGCATATTCGCCGTAGAAGGCCGAATTGGCACCCAGTGTTCCCAAGAACGAGGCCTTGTAGTCCGGGGACCGGCCCATCCACCCGTAGGAGACCTTCTGCAGCTCGGCAATCGCGTCCCGCGACTTGATCAGATCCTCGCTCGTCTTCGATCCCAGGAAGAAGGGATGCGTCAGCTTATCCGAGCCGGTATCGGTCAGCACGCCGATTTCATTCTTCTTTTCGTGGAACCGATCGTACCAGCGCGCCACCATTCGCGCGGAATTCCGAAATGCCGGATGCTCGGTGACGTTTTTGACGCGCTCACCGTAAATATAGATCTCGCGGCCGTCCTGAATGCTCTCCAGGAACTCCGAGCCCGTGTAAGCGTCGGTCGCGGTTTCTTTTTCCTCGGACGCGATAGCCAGATTGTTCATTTCGGGTCACTCCTCCATTTAGCCGGACAAGCTGCCTGCCCGGCGGGCGCCTAAATCCGAAAGGGCGCCTCCTCCCTTTCCGAGGCAACAAACTATGCGCTGAAGAAGAGCGATTGATAGGTATCATGCGATACCAGTTCAGGCATCGCAGCGTGTGCCATCAGCCGCTAGGCTTGCGTCATTGATGGCACTGGAGAAGTCGCCATGGTTGGGAACATGGGAGGAGACCATGGATCATCACCCCCGCATTCATACGCAGATTCACGACGACACCGGATTGACGCTTTCCGGGTCGGCCCTGACGATCGGAGCCTTTGATGGCGTCCACAGCGGCCACCAGGCGTTGATCCGGTCGACCGTGCTCAGTGCGCAAAGACTCGGGGTTCCCTCGGTCGTCTACACGTTCGATCCGCCTCCCAAGGCTCTGCTGTGCGGTGCCCGTCCGCTCACTTCGATTGGCGAGAAAGTCGCGCGGATAAGCGCACTTGGCCCCGACCACATCGTCGTCGCCCGTTTCGATGCGGCCTATCGGGCCCGCACAGCCACCGATTTCATCCAGGATGTCGGTCGGGTCGCGCCGCTGGTCATCTGGATCGGCTCCGATTTCCGCTTCGGTTCCTGCAAGAAAGGGACTCCGGAGTTGCTCGCCAGCTACTTCGATACGCGGATCCTTCCAGCCGTATGCTGCGAATCCGGCGAGGTC
This window harbors:
- a CDS encoding FAD synthetase family protein translates to MDHHPRIHTQIHDDTGLTLSGSALTIGAFDGVHSGHQALIRSTVLSAQRLGVPSVVYTFDPPPKALLCGARPLTSIGEKVARISALGPDHIVVARFDAAYRARTATDFIQDVGRVAPLVIWIGSDFRFGSCKKGTPELLASYFDTRILPAVCCESGEVVSSTRIRALRAAGRVLEAERLEGWSELLPFRPSSDNGGHHATA
- a CDS encoding 4-hydroxyphenylacetate 3-hydroxylase N-terminal domain-containing protein encodes the protein MNNLAIASEEKETATDAYTGSEFLESIQDGREIYIYGERVKNVTEHPAFRNSARMVARWYDRFHEKKNEIGVLTDTGSDKLTHPFFLGSKTSEDLIKSRDAIAELQKVSYGWMGRSPDYKASFLGTLGANSAFYGEYAENARTWYARTQERLDYWNHAIVNPPIDRDRPIEEVRDVFMHVEKETDKGLIVSGAKVVATGSALTHYNFIAHYGIPIKDRSFALIFTAPMDSPGIKLIARSSYEFNAAATGSPFDYPLSSRLDENDSILVFDKVLVPWENVFIYGDVDKINQFFPASGFVPRFTLHGLTRLSVKLDFIAGLFSMAVEATGSKDFRGVQAGVGEVIAWRNTFHALGDAMVKSPVPWQGTEGYNLPNLNAGLAYRVLAPMAYPRIKELIERHVASGLIYLPSSAADFESEAIRPYLDRFVRGSNGYAALDRVKLLKLLWDAIGTEFGGRHELYERNYAGNYENLRIETLGAATVTGDLASMQSLVKACMSEYDLSGWTGSDLINPDDISLVGRGSVQAA
- a CDS encoding helix-turn-helix domain-containing protein, with the protein product MINSKSYDANEITGAQIRAARALIRWSAKELAKAAGIGVATVSRAEVEDGTTSLTSANLNAIRLALESAGIEFIPENGGGVGVRLKK
- a CDS encoding ABC transporter substrate-binding protein — its product is MKLGSPFRPRLLSALLISIFLGSAPATPAQAQERGELRIATSYKLMTLDPQYANLNENTSLLSHIYERLVYQDENLELKPGLATSWRPLSDSQWEFKLRENVRFHDGSAFDADDVVYTIERIRDVLKPPSGGFRSYVSGIKSVSAPDPLTVLIETNGAVPNLPLSFSSIFVMNRPSEGFVTTEDLNAGRPPVGTGPYRFERWSSGESLRLARNDDYWGGEPVWSKVTFRVIENPAARVAALSTGEVDVADAIPARDVASLEQRGAKIASVGAARVNFVQFDVARETLPGVTDKSGEPIANPFKNPLVRRALALATDRGILVDKILAGYGTAAAQVFPNSLPGTSAKLLPEAPNYEEAKTLLSKAGFPDGFNLVLAGPAGRYPGDAESLQAIAQSWARIGVNAQPAAAPFSVFNTKRAAGDYGVWYGGTSGEAVDIILHTLLASPNSERGTGALNFGKYQNAAFDGMLAKAESVEAGPGRNAALAQATEFVMADQPIIPLYHFHHIVGYGPRIGSYVMHPRGWTTAMQTLAAAE